One genomic segment of Equus quagga isolate Etosha38 chromosome 20, UCLA_HA_Equagga_1.0, whole genome shotgun sequence includes these proteins:
- the SLC25A29 gene encoding mitochondrial basic amino acids transporter isoform X3, translated as MALDFLAGCAGGVAGVLVGHPFDTVKVRLQVQSMEKPQYRGTLHCFQSIIRQESVLGLYKGLGSPLMGLTFINALVFGVQGNTLRALGRDSPLNQFLAGAAAGAIQCVICCPMELAKTRLQLQDAGPARTYRGSLDCLAQIYRQEGLRGVNRGMASTLLRETPSFGVYFLAYDVLTRALGCEPEDRLLVPKLLLAGGTSGILSWLSTYPVDVVKSRLQADGLRGAPRYRGILDCVRQSYRAEGWRVFTRGLASTLLRAFPVNAATFATVTVVLTYARGEEARPEGDALPAAPAAPAGPALAQPSSL; from the exons ATGGCGCTCGACTTCCTGGCTGGATGCGCTGGGG GTGTGGCCGGCGTGCTGGTGGGACACCCGTTTGACACTGTCAAG GTGCGGCTTCAGGTCCAGAGCATGGAGAAGCCCCAGTACCGAGGGACTTTGCACTGCTTCCAATCCATCATCAGACAGGAGAGC GTGCTGGGCCTGTACAAGGGCCTGGGCTCGCCCCTCATGGGGCTCACCTTCATCAACGCGCTGGTGTTCGGCGTGCAGGGGAACACCCTCCGGGCCCTGGGCCGCGACTCGCCGCTCAACCAGTTCCTGGCGGGCGCGGCGGCGGGCGCCATCCAGTGCGTCATCTGCTGCCCGATGGAGCTGGCCAAGACGCGGCTGCAGCTGCAGGACGCGGGCCCGGCGCGCACCTACCGGGGCTCGCTGGACTGCCTGGCGCAGATCTACCGGCAGGAGGGGCTGCGCGGCGTCAACCGGGGCATGGCGTCCACGCTGCTGCGCGAGACGCCCAGCTTCGGGGTCTACTTCCTGGCCTACGACGTGCTGACGCGGGCGCTGGGCTGCGAGCCGGAGGACCGCCTGCTGGTGCCCAAGCTGCTGCTGGCGGGCGGCACGTCGGGCATCCTGTCCTGGCTCTCCACCTACCCCGTGGACGTGGTCAAGTCGCGGCTGCAGGCCGACGGGCTGCGGGGCGCCCCGCGCTACCGGGGCATCCTCGACTGCGTGCGCCAGAGCTACCGGGCTGAGGGCTGGCGCGTCTTCACGCGCGGCCTGGCCTCCACGCTGCTGCGCGCCTTCCCCGTCAACGCCGCCACTTTCGCCACCGTCACCGTGGTGCTGACCTACGCGCGGGGCGAGGAGGCCCGGCCCGAGGGCGACGCTCTGCCCGCCGCCCCTGCTGCCCCCGCGGGGCCGGCCCTGGCTCAGCCCTCCAGCCTGTGA
- the SLC25A29 gene encoding mitochondrial basic amino acids transporter isoform X2, whose product MHASVSCLSEQRLPAVKVLVCRDGTFLYKTISVRLQVQSMEKPQYRGTLHCFQSIIRQESVLGLYKGLGSPLMGLTFINALVFGVQGNTLRALGRDSPLNQFLAGAAAGAIQCVICCPMELAKTRLQLQDAGPARTYRGSLDCLAQIYRQEGLRGVNRGMASTLLRETPSFGVYFLAYDVLTRALGCEPEDRLLVPKLLLAGGTSGILSWLSTYPVDVVKSRLQADGLRGAPRYRGILDCVRQSYRAEGWRVFTRGLASTLLRAFPVNAATFATVTVVLTYARGEEARPEGDALPAAPAAPAGPALAQPSSL is encoded by the exons ATGCACGCGTCTGTCAGCTGCTTGTCAGAGCAGCGGCTACCAGCTGTTAAGGTCCTCGTGTGCAGAGATGGGACTTTTCTTTACAAGACGATTTCT GTGCGGCTTCAGGTCCAGAGCATGGAGAAGCCCCAGTACCGAGGGACTTTGCACTGCTTCCAATCCATCATCAGACAGGAGAGC GTGCTGGGCCTGTACAAGGGCCTGGGCTCGCCCCTCATGGGGCTCACCTTCATCAACGCGCTGGTGTTCGGCGTGCAGGGGAACACCCTCCGGGCCCTGGGCCGCGACTCGCCGCTCAACCAGTTCCTGGCGGGCGCGGCGGCGGGCGCCATCCAGTGCGTCATCTGCTGCCCGATGGAGCTGGCCAAGACGCGGCTGCAGCTGCAGGACGCGGGCCCGGCGCGCACCTACCGGGGCTCGCTGGACTGCCTGGCGCAGATCTACCGGCAGGAGGGGCTGCGCGGCGTCAACCGGGGCATGGCGTCCACGCTGCTGCGCGAGACGCCCAGCTTCGGGGTCTACTTCCTGGCCTACGACGTGCTGACGCGGGCGCTGGGCTGCGAGCCGGAGGACCGCCTGCTGGTGCCCAAGCTGCTGCTGGCGGGCGGCACGTCGGGCATCCTGTCCTGGCTCTCCACCTACCCCGTGGACGTGGTCAAGTCGCGGCTGCAGGCCGACGGGCTGCGGGGCGCCCCGCGCTACCGGGGCATCCTCGACTGCGTGCGCCAGAGCTACCGGGCTGAGGGCTGGCGCGTCTTCACGCGCGGCCTGGCCTCCACGCTGCTGCGCGCCTTCCCCGTCAACGCCGCCACTTTCGCCACCGTCACCGTGGTGCTGACCTACGCGCGGGGCGAGGAGGCCCGGCCCGAGGGCGACGCTCTGCCCGCCGCCCCTGCTGCCCCCGCGGGGCCGGCCCTGGCTCAGCCCTCCAGCCTGTGA
- the SLC25A29 gene encoding mitochondrial basic amino acids transporter isoform X1 yields MALDFLAGCAGGVAGVLVGHPFDTVKVLAELGSRGGRGAGVNRHRMHASVSCLSEQRLPAVKVLVCRDGTFLYKTISVRLQVQSMEKPQYRGTLHCFQSIIRQESVLGLYKGLGSPLMGLTFINALVFGVQGNTLRALGRDSPLNQFLAGAAAGAIQCVICCPMELAKTRLQLQDAGPARTYRGSLDCLAQIYRQEGLRGVNRGMASTLLRETPSFGVYFLAYDVLTRALGCEPEDRLLVPKLLLAGGTSGILSWLSTYPVDVVKSRLQADGLRGAPRYRGILDCVRQSYRAEGWRVFTRGLASTLLRAFPVNAATFATVTVVLTYARGEEARPEGDALPAAPAAPAGPALAQPSSL; encoded by the exons ATGGCGCTCGACTTCCTGGCTGGATGCGCTGGGG GTGTGGCCGGCGTGCTGGTGGGACACCCGTTTGACACTGTCAAG gtcctggcagagctgggcagcCGGGGCGGAAGGGGTGCTGGGGTGAACCGCCACAGGATGCACGCGTCTGTCAGCTGCTTGTCAGAGCAGCGGCTACCAGCTGTTAAGGTCCTCGTGTGCAGAGATGGGACTTTTCTTTACAAGACGATTTCT GTGCGGCTTCAGGTCCAGAGCATGGAGAAGCCCCAGTACCGAGGGACTTTGCACTGCTTCCAATCCATCATCAGACAGGAGAGC GTGCTGGGCCTGTACAAGGGCCTGGGCTCGCCCCTCATGGGGCTCACCTTCATCAACGCGCTGGTGTTCGGCGTGCAGGGGAACACCCTCCGGGCCCTGGGCCGCGACTCGCCGCTCAACCAGTTCCTGGCGGGCGCGGCGGCGGGCGCCATCCAGTGCGTCATCTGCTGCCCGATGGAGCTGGCCAAGACGCGGCTGCAGCTGCAGGACGCGGGCCCGGCGCGCACCTACCGGGGCTCGCTGGACTGCCTGGCGCAGATCTACCGGCAGGAGGGGCTGCGCGGCGTCAACCGGGGCATGGCGTCCACGCTGCTGCGCGAGACGCCCAGCTTCGGGGTCTACTTCCTGGCCTACGACGTGCTGACGCGGGCGCTGGGCTGCGAGCCGGAGGACCGCCTGCTGGTGCCCAAGCTGCTGCTGGCGGGCGGCACGTCGGGCATCCTGTCCTGGCTCTCCACCTACCCCGTGGACGTGGTCAAGTCGCGGCTGCAGGCCGACGGGCTGCGGGGCGCCCCGCGCTACCGGGGCATCCTCGACTGCGTGCGCCAGAGCTACCGGGCTGAGGGCTGGCGCGTCTTCACGCGCGGCCTGGCCTCCACGCTGCTGCGCGCCTTCCCCGTCAACGCCGCCACTTTCGCCACCGTCACCGTGGTGCTGACCTACGCGCGGGGCGAGGAGGCCCGGCCCGAGGGCGACGCTCTGCCCGCCGCCCCTGCTGCCCCCGCGGGGCCGGCCCTGGCTCAGCCCTCCAGCCTGTGA